The genome window GCGCAAAAAATGGTGCAGCAACATCTGTTGCTATCATAGAGGCGCCAGTAGGCAATACAGCCATTAAGGGCGAAGCCATCAGGTGATAAATATCTGCGGCAAAATAAGCCAGAGAGATAAATACTAACAGCACCGCTACTACTGTGTTTAACAGGCGACGTCGCAGTTCAATCAAGTGCCCTAACAGGCTGTTAGGATTTGTGGTTTTTGTCATCTGTTACTACTGGATCCGATGCAATCGAAGGAAGGGGAGCTACAGGTTCTGCTGGCAGTACTTGTGGTTGTGCTGTTGTACTGGCTGCCGGATAAGGATTGGTCACATCAGCTGCAGCCTGGCGTAGCTCTGCCATGGCTTGCATTTCTTCGGTGGTCAAATTTAACAAGCCTTTTTCTTCGGCTTGTTTCAGCTTATCGTGCAGTTCCTGAACCCGTAACTCGTCATTTAATTCAGCCTGCATTTGCTGGCCAAATTGCTTAACGCTGCGGACAAAACCACTGACACTGCGAATAGCTCCAGGTAATCGCTCCGGGCCTAAGACCAGCAGAGCAACTACAGCTATGACTATTAATTCCCAAAAGCTCATTTAGCGTTGTTCAGGCGTTTTTGGCTGATCAGCGCTGACTGGGGTTGAGTCTTTTACTTCAGCTTTAATTTGTGGCTGCTGCGGCTGAACAGCTGGGGCTGCTGGTTCTACAGTTTCTTCCGGATCTTTCACCGAATTGCGGAAACCTTTAATTGCTGAACCCAAATCTGTACCTATACTGCGCAGACGCTTTGTGCCAAACAGCAGGACAATAATCACCAGGATGATCAATAACTGCCAAATACTAATGCCACCAAAACCCATGTTATTCTCCTTCGGTTTTCAAACTGCTTCAACGAACCTCTTGGTCCGTCAGTTAATTTTTAAGGCAAAACCCACTGCGACCAGTGCAAGTCCCGCCGCTGTTATAGACCAGCCAGATGTCAGTAATAAGACAGCTGCTAATAAACTACAACCTGCCAGCACAGCGTGAGCCAGTTTTTTAGTCTGGTTATGTTGTTGCGCCTGTACTTGCTGCAATTGAGCTAACAAGTGAGCTTGTTGTTTTGGACCATGCTGCAAGTAGTGATGCAACAAACCCGGCATTTCCGGCATTTTTTCCGCCCAAAATGGTAAATTGGCTTTGATTTCGCGCCATAAGGCCGCGGGTCCCATCTGCTGTTTGACCCAGTTTTCCAGAAATGGTTTGGCGGTTTGCCATAAATCCAATTGTGGGTATAACTGGCGGCCCAGACCTTCAATATACAACAGAGTTTTTTGCAACAATACCAGTTGTGGCTGAACCTGCATATTAAAACGACGGGCTGTATTAAACAGATTAAACAGCACCTGACCAAAAGAGATGTCCTGCAGTGGTTTTTGGAAAATAGGTTCACACACAGTACGGATGGCACTTTCAAATTCCTCAACGCTGGTATCAGCCGGCACCCAGCCTGAATCTACATGCAACTGAGCAACTTTTAAGTAGTCGCGATTAAAGAAGGCAACGAAGTTTTCTGCCAGATATCGTTTATCTTCTTTGTTTAAGGTACCGACTATGCCGCAGTCTATACCAATGTATTTCGGATTGTCTGGTGTTTCAAAGGACACAAAAATATTACCCGGATGCATATCGGCATGGAAAAAGCTGTCACGGAATACCTGAGTGAAAAAGACTTCGACCCCACGTTTGGCCAGCAATTCCAGATTGGTGCCTTGAGCGCGCAGTGCTGGTAAATCCGACACCGGAATACCATAAATCCGTTCCATCACCATCACGCCCAGTCTGCTGTGGTCGGCGTAAACATAAGGGATATAGAGTGAGTCTGAGCCTTCAAAATTACGTTTGAGCTGAATGGCATTAGCTGCTTCACGTTGCAAATCCAGCTCATCCAGAATGGTCTTACGATACTCTGCCACAACTTCTTTCGGACGTAATCTTTTGCCATCCGGCAGGTAACGAGCCACTAAATCAGCCAAAGCATCCATCAATTCTAAATCGGCCAGAATTTGAGGTCGGATATCAGGCCGAATCACTTTAATCACTACGTCAGCCAAAGTACCGTCGGCTTGTTTTAGCTGAGCGCTATGTACCTGTGCAATAGAAGCTGAAGCCAGTGGTGTTTCATCAAACTGTTCAAATAAGTCGTCAATTTGTTGTAAACCTAATTGCTGAATAATCAGCTGCCTGGCCTGATCGCCCGGAAAGGCTTCCACTTTGTCCTGTAACTTGGCCAGCTCATCAACCCATTGCTCAGGAAATAAATCACGGCGGGTAGATAACATCTGGCCAAACTTGACCCAAACCGGTCCCAGTTGCTGTAAAGCCAAACGTAAACGAGCCCCTTCGGTTTTATCCGGGTGTTGGTTTTTTAACCAGAAGGCAGAACTGCGTGCAGCGCGGAAATACCAGGGTTGCCACTGCTGCGGGATCAGCTGCTCCAGTCCGTAGTGCAGTAAGGTTTTTAAAATGTGGTAAAAACGGCGCAGACCCAAAATTACTCCTGCCTGAAGGCGTGATGGCGACTTAACTGTTCCAGCCGCGCTTGCAACTGACTGACGTCACGGCTGAACTGGTTCATTTCGGCTTGTGTGGGGCTTAATGCAAGTTCATCCTGAGCCAACTCAAGGCTGGCTTGTTCCAGTTGTTGTAATTGCGCCTGAATGTAGAGCTGAAGTTGTTTTATCGCAGTCGCGACTTTATGCGCGAGTGCATCACCTAACCAACCGGATAGCTGCTGCTCCCAGTCAGGGTTCAACTGTTGTAACAGAGTACTGAATTGCTGAGCGACCTGGAGATCACCTTCAATCTGCAGCTTATCCTGCTTAATTAAGCGGGTGAGCAGACTAGGATCGTTGAGCTTTTGTAAAGTGGCGAGGTCCGTCACTATGACGCAATCAACTTTTTCATTGTGCTGGTTCAATAATAAAGTGTCTGCTGTAGCCGACAAGACAAAACGCCAGGGCAATTCCTGTAACTGCAAAGCCAGTTGTTTGCCTTGTACTTTTTGCAATAAAGCAGGGGATGCAGGATCCATAGCCACTACTTTGTGCAGCACTTTTTCTAAAGTAGCGCAGATCAGTTGTGGCACTAAACTCAACATCAGAATTTATAGCCTTTATGCAGGGCCACTATGCCGCCGGTCAGGTTGTGGTAGCTGACATGCTCAAAACCAGCAGTTTCCATCATCTGTTTCAGCGTATCCTGATCCGGATGCATACGGATAGATTCCGCCAGATACTGGTAACTTTCTTTGTCGTTCGCCACCAAACCGCCTATTGCTGGCAACAACTTAAAGGAATACAGGTCGTAGACTTTACTTAGCCACTCGTATTCAGGTTTGGAGAATTCCAGTACCAATAAACGACCACCAGGTTTGAGTACTCTGAACATAGAACGCAAAGCGGCATCTTTGTCTGTGACATTGCGCAGCCCAAAACCTATGCTGATGATATCAAAGCTATTATCAGCAAAAGGCAAAGCTTCGGCATTGGCTTGTACATAGTCGATATTATTGACTAAACCTAAGTCGCGCAGCTTGTCGCGTCCTACATTAAGCATGGATTCGTTGATATCGGCCAGAATGACTTTGCCAGTGGGGCCTACTCTTTTAGAAAACAGTGCGGTGATATCACCAGTACCACCTGCTAAATCTAATACCTGATGGCCAGGACGCACGCCACTGCAGTCGATGGTAAATCTTTTCCACAACCGGTGAATGCCTAAAGACATCACATCATTCATCAGGTCGTATTTGGCAGCAACAGAATGAAATACATTAGCGACTAGAGAAACTTTTTCTGTTTGCTTTACGGTTTTAAAACCAAAATGAGTGCTATCAGGTTGCTGGTCAGTCATAAAAAGCCTTTGGCTGTTCTTAGTAAACTAAAGTGGCGCTAGTGTAAAAGATTCGGCGGCTCACGCCAACTTATCCTGCAGTTTTATGCTGTGTAGACTGTTTCAGATCAACTTACGGCAAAGTCAAAAAAGCTTTCAGCATAACAATGGCCATTGAGCATAATTTGTAAGTGGTGCTGGCCCGGATAATGTTTGCGAGTGGTTAAGTCGATAAAGGACTGGCGCCGTTCAAACTTTATGCTCTGGCCTGTCCATACTTTATTGCTTAGCTGAAACACTTTGTAATTCAGCTGGCCTGATTTTTTCCGGTAACCAATTTTGTATTCCAGTCGCAATCTTGCCTGAAGGTCCGCCGGACCGGACAGCTCAATCATAAAATGCAGCGGTTGTTGTGCAGAGACCTGAGCATTGATCATCTCTAAGCTCAGTTGCAACGGTAGTTGCTGTAAACCATATAAAGCCAAAGCTCGTGGATGCGCCTGTTTCAGTAAACCCCGTAACGCATGTCTGATAATCCAGTCTGTGACCCTATGCTGACCAAACCAGCTCTGTGCTATATCCAGCACTAACTCCGGATGATCTTTACTGATGTCATTTAAATGATTCGCTACGCTGCGCTGTACATAAGGTTCAGCATCTGTTTTAAGCTGATGCAGGATGGGTAACAAGGGCGCCGGATCTTTTTTATAGGCTTTTAATGCCATGCCCCATGGCAAACGAGGCCTGGAGCCTTCACTGGCCAAACGGCGCAAATGCAAATTGTCGGAACTGGCCCACAGGGTCATCTGCGCTAAAGTGAGTTCAGGATAACGTTGGAAAAAAGGCCGGATAGCGAACTCAGCTGTAGAAAAGCAAGTGAAATGAGCTAAGGCGTGAAATGAGGTTTGTGGGTCGTCCAGGCCATAAATTTCTACATAGTCAGCAAAAACAAAACCCTGCAGACCGGAAAAATGGCCGCTGACCGGGAGCAACACTTGGATGGCGTCGGGATAAGCTAAATTCAGGCTGCTATGTAAGGCGTGGCTCACCCGACGAACTCTGGCTTTGAGCTCTGACTGATCCCAATCGGAACCTTGAGTTTGCTGCAGAAAGTGGTTTATATCAAAAGTAGCGGAGTAGCGCTGACATAATGCAGCAAGTTGCCGCAAAAATGCCGGACTAAACAGGTCTTTTAGCTGGCTGGCCATATCAGGTGGCCAGCATAAGCTCGGTAGCAACCTGATTACGGCCTCGTACTTTGGCCTCCTGCAGCACTTTACTGCTACGGGATAAAAATTGATGCCAGTTTTCTGCTGTGTTGTAGATGCTGACCCCTAAAGAAATCGTTACTTTAGGTAAAGTTTTTTTGCTTTTTGCAGAGACAAACCGCAGTTTTTCTACACCTTTACGTACTTGTTCAGCTATTTCGCCTGCGGTGCGTAAATCGACATCAGGTAATAAAATAAGGAATTCTTCGCCACCTGAGCGCACAGGTAAACCACTTTCCTGCACATAACTGGCAATTTTTCGTGCGACTTTACTTAAGATCACATCGCCCACACCAAAACCGTAATCCTGATTAAACTGAGCAAAATGATCTAAATTCACTGCGATAGCGGCAATACGTCTACCTGGGTTTTCCGTCAGCCAAAGATCCAAATGTTCCTGCATCGCCAATCTGTTATACAAACCTGTGAGTGGGTCCAGTTGGCGCTCTTTTTTCAGATGATCCAGTTCCGAGCGTAGTGCATGGCATTGTTCATTCGAGAAATCGAGCTGGTCTTTGAGTTTTTGCTGGCTGGCCTTAATAGCGTAAGTGGCGCTGATCACTTTATTCACACTGTCACGGCTACGGTTTGCATTATTCGGGTCTAAACCCAGCAAAGCCTGGTCCAACACATCTATATAATGTTGTACTGCTTCACTGGCGATGTCGGTCGTGCCGGATAACTTTGCCAGCATAGTGGTGACTTGCTGAGTTAATTCTTCCTGACGTTGGTGCTGCGGCGTTAACCATTGGCTATAGAGTTCTGCTAATACAAAGTCGTCGAAGCTGCTTTGAACGGCCAGTTTTTGTTCTATGGCCAGGCATAATCCGTCATTTTGACCGTTGATATACTCATAGATCACTGTGTAATTGACCGGATGGGCTGCTAAACGATGCCGCTGCAAAAAAGCTACGGTCAGCGCCGCCTTTTCACTTGCTTGCTCGATTGAGTCCTGATATTTCATGCCAAACACAACTCCACTAAATACTACTGCTAATTTAGCCTGCAAAACGTAATGTTACGCGAAACTTACGTAGAGGCAAACAGACTGATGTTGTTAAGCTGACATATCTATTAGAAAAAGTCTTCATCTCCTGCTTTATTAATGACTTATTTTTTAAGTTTTTTTTCTTAGTGGCTAAAAAAGCACAGATTGTCGGTTAAAAAACGGCATTTTTACCACTTCTGAGCAAACTATTGCGGCCAGTCTCCAAAAAGCACAGCTCGCTGCACTGGCTGTCAAAGTTGAACAGAGTAGAATCAAGAAAAACATCGGGGAGAGAAAGAATGCGTCAGAACATTATGTGTTTCTGTATGGCCTTAATGCTGACTGGATCGCTGACAGCCTGCAGTAGCCAATCGACTAAACCAACTGATTTTGATCAGTTTGCAAATCAGCTGTGGCAGGCAGAAAAAGACTTAAACAACCGCAGTAAAACCAGCTTACCAGATATGTCGGCAGCGACCTTGGCGGCTCAGGCAAAACAAAGACAACAATGGCTGGATAAGTTGCAACAAGTTGATGTTGCAACTTTGACCGAACAACAACAAATCAACCACACAATTCTGGTGTATAGCCTCAAGGACGCTATAGCAGAGTATCAGTATGGTGCTCATCTGATGCCTTTAACTTCGGAGTCAGGTTTCCACAGTGATTTGGCTTTTATGGTTTCAGGAACGGAATTTAACACTAAACAAGACTACTTGGATTATCTTAGTAAGCTAAAAACTATCCCTGCGTATATGCAGCAGCAAACAGACTGGATGAAGCAGGGCTTAGCAACAGGCATGACGCAAC of Rheinheimera sp. MM224 contains these proteins:
- the tatB gene encoding Sec-independent protein translocase protein TatB, whose product is MSFWELIVIAVVALLVLGPERLPGAIRSVSGFVRSVKQFGQQMQAELNDELRVQELHDKLKQAEEKGLLNLTTEEMQAMAELRQAAADVTNPYPAASTTAQPQVLPAEPVAPLPSIASDPVVTDDKNHKS
- the tatA gene encoding twin-arginine translocase TatA/TatE family subunit, producing MGFGGISIWQLLIILVIIVLLFGTKRLRSIGTDLGSAIKGFRNSVKDPEETVEPAAPAVQPQQPQIKAEVKDSTPVSADQPKTPEQR
- the ubiB gene encoding ubiquinone biosynthesis regulatory protein kinase UbiB — encoded protein: MGLRRFYHILKTLLHYGLEQLIPQQWQPWYFRAARSSAFWLKNQHPDKTEGARLRLALQQLGPVWVKFGQMLSTRRDLFPEQWVDELAKLQDKVEAFPGDQARQLIIQQLGLQQIDDLFEQFDETPLASASIAQVHSAQLKQADGTLADVVIKVIRPDIRPQILADLELMDALADLVARYLPDGKRLRPKEVVAEYRKTILDELDLQREAANAIQLKRNFEGSDSLYIPYVYADHSRLGVMVMERIYGIPVSDLPALRAQGTNLELLAKRGVEVFFTQVFRDSFFHADMHPGNIFVSFETPDNPKYIGIDCGIVGTLNKEDKRYLAENFVAFFNRDYLKVAQLHVDSGWVPADTSVEEFESAIRTVCEPIFQKPLQDISFGQVLFNLFNTARRFNMQVQPQLVLLQKTLLYIEGLGRQLYPQLDLWQTAKPFLENWVKQQMGPAALWREIKANLPFWAEKMPEMPGLLHHYLQHGPKQQAHLLAQLQQVQAQQHNQTKKLAHAVLAGCSLLAAVLLLTSGWSITAAGLALVAVGFALKIN
- a CDS encoding SCP2 domain-containing protein, whose protein sequence is MLSLVPQLICATLEKVLHKVVAMDPASPALLQKVQGKQLALQLQELPWRFVLSATADTLLLNQHNEKVDCVIVTDLATLQKLNDPSLLTRLIKQDKLQIEGDLQVAQQFSTLLQQLNPDWEQQLSGWLGDALAHKVATAIKQLQLYIQAQLQQLEQASLELAQDELALSPTQAEMNQFSRDVSQLQARLEQLSRHHAFRQE
- the ubiE gene encoding bifunctional demethylmenaquinone methyltransferase/2-methoxy-6-polyprenyl-1,4-benzoquinol methylase UbiE, whose amino-acid sequence is MTDQQPDSTHFGFKTVKQTEKVSLVANVFHSVAAKYDLMNDVMSLGIHRLWKRFTIDCSGVRPGHQVLDLAGGTGDITALFSKRVGPTGKVILADINESMLNVGRDKLRDLGLVNNIDYVQANAEALPFADNSFDIISIGFGLRNVTDKDAALRSMFRVLKPGGRLLVLEFSKPEYEWLSKVYDLYSFKLLPAIGGLVANDKESYQYLAESIRMHPDQDTLKQMMETAGFEHVSYHNLTGGIVALHKGYKF
- a CDS encoding DNA alkylation repair protein, which codes for MASQLKDLFSPAFLRQLAALCQRYSATFDINHFLQQTQGSDWDQSELKARVRRVSHALHSSLNLAYPDAIQVLLPVSGHFSGLQGFVFADYVEIYGLDDPQTSFHALAHFTCFSTAEFAIRPFFQRYPELTLAQMTLWASSDNLHLRRLASEGSRPRLPWGMALKAYKKDPAPLLPILHQLKTDAEPYVQRSVANHLNDISKDHPELVLDIAQSWFGQHRVTDWIIRHALRGLLKQAHPRALALYGLQQLPLQLSLEMINAQVSAQQPLHFMIELSGPADLQARLRLEYKIGYRKKSGQLNYKVFQLSNKVWTGQSIKFERRQSFIDLTTRKHYPGQHHLQIMLNGHCYAESFFDFAVS
- a CDS encoding GGDEF domain-containing protein — encoded protein: MKYQDSIEQASEKAALTVAFLQRHRLAAHPVNYTVIYEYINGQNDGLCLAIEQKLAVQSSFDDFVLAELYSQWLTPQHQRQEELTQQVTTMLAKLSGTTDIASEAVQHYIDVLDQALLGLDPNNANRSRDSVNKVISATYAIKASQQKLKDQLDFSNEQCHALRSELDHLKKERQLDPLTGLYNRLAMQEHLDLWLTENPGRRIAAIAVNLDHFAQFNQDYGFGVGDVILSKVARKIASYVQESGLPVRSGGEEFLILLPDVDLRTAGEIAEQVRKGVEKLRFVSAKSKKTLPKVTISLGVSIYNTAENWHQFLSRSSKVLQEAKVRGRNQVATELMLAT